One part of the Streptomyces sp. NBC_00286 genome encodes these proteins:
- a CDS encoding class F sortase: MSASKLAEEEERQRKRAPWGVLALVLLTGLALIRNGSGEFDVGPPQPATAAAAKSRPPSIARSNGPAPLPFSVADRISIPAIQVDAPVMPVGLDVEGWVDAPPPEDPNLAGWFTGAVSPGEKGTAVMVGHVDNKQGPAVFYGLGALKPGHRVEVKRKDGKLAVFDIYGVDVFDKNNFPGDRVYGDTGVPELRVITCGGGFSPQNGYDGNVVVFARLVEVR; this comes from the coding sequence ATGTCTGCGTCAAAGCTGGCCGAAGAGGAGGAGCGGCAGAGGAAGCGCGCTCCCTGGGGCGTGCTGGCACTTGTTCTGCTGACCGGTCTCGCGCTCATTCGCAATGGCTCGGGGGAATTCGACGTGGGTCCTCCGCAGCCCGCGACGGCGGCAGCCGCGAAGAGCCGGCCCCCCTCCATCGCCCGCTCGAACGGACCGGCCCCCCTCCCGTTCTCCGTGGCCGACCGCATCAGCATCCCCGCGATCCAGGTCGACGCCCCCGTCATGCCGGTGGGCCTCGACGTGGAGGGCTGGGTGGACGCGCCCCCGCCCGAGGACCCGAATCTCGCGGGCTGGTTCACCGGCGCCGTCTCGCCCGGCGAAAAGGGCACGGCCGTGATGGTCGGCCATGTGGACAACAAGCAGGGTCCCGCCGTCTTTTACGGTCTCGGGGCCCTCAAACCGGGACATCGCGTAGAGGTCAAGCGCAAGGACGGGAAGCTCGCCGTTTTCGACATCTACGGAGTCGACGTGTTCGACAAGAACAACTTCCCCGGCGACCGCGTCTACGGCGACACCGGAGTTCCCGAATTGCGCGTCATCACCTGCGGAGGCGGCTTCTCCCCGCAGAACGGCTACGACGGGAACGTCGTCGTGTTTGCCCGTCTGGTCGAGGTTCGCTGA
- a CDS encoding SCO0930 family lipoprotein, which produces MKTSWRSASLVAVAAALALTTACGSDTPDTGSQNVGAAPAANGVGNDYGAGTSTPTPGADQAGAGAQAQTAGQLAVKKNKALGEVVTDSAGMTLYRFDKDTASPPKSNCDGDCATAWPPVPASDATAAAGMDKTLLGEVTRADGTKQLTLDGWPLYRYAKDTKAGDTKGQGVQGTWYASAPSGKKAAADAAEAGAGDEAEAGAGAEAGDLPGLSTREDPELGEVVVDKNGMTVYRFEKDVPWPMKSNCVGECLAKWPAVEPVDAADTKGIDNKVDGRRGYVVLNRPDGIKQQSIDCWPMYTFAGDKKPGDTNGQGVGGTWYAMAPDGSAIKKK; this is translated from the coding sequence ATGAAGACCTCCTGGCGGAGCGCCTCCCTCGTAGCGGTCGCTGCGGCCCTGGCGCTGACGACTGCGTGCGGCTCGGACACTCCTGACACGGGAAGCCAGAACGTGGGGGCGGCCCCCGCCGCCAACGGGGTTGGCAATGACTACGGGGCCGGTACGAGCACGCCCACCCCGGGTGCGGACCAGGCCGGTGCCGGTGCGCAGGCGCAGACCGCCGGCCAGCTTGCCGTGAAGAAGAACAAGGCCCTCGGCGAAGTGGTCACGGACAGCGCCGGTATGACGCTCTACCGCTTCGACAAGGACACCGCTTCGCCGCCGAAGTCGAACTGTGACGGCGACTGCGCCACGGCCTGGCCCCCGGTCCCGGCCTCGGACGCCACCGCTGCGGCGGGCATGGACAAGACGCTGCTCGGTGAGGTCACCCGGGCCGACGGTACGAAGCAGCTCACTCTGGACGGCTGGCCGCTCTACCGGTACGCGAAGGACACCAAGGCCGGTGACACCAAGGGCCAGGGTGTGCAGGGCACTTGGTACGCGTCGGCGCCCAGCGGCAAGAAGGCGGCGGCCGACGCCGCGGAGGCCGGAGCCGGTGATGAAGCCGAGGCCGGAGCCGGGGCGGAGGCCGGTGACCTGCCGGGTCTCTCGACCCGCGAGGACCCCGAGCTCGGCGAGGTCGTCGTCGACAAGAACGGTATGACGGTCTACCGCTTCGAGAAGGACGTCCCGTGGCCGATGAAGTCGAACTGCGTCGGTGAGTGCCTGGCGAAGTGGCCCGCCGTCGAGCCGGTCGACGCCGCCGACACCAAGGGCATCGACAACAAGGTCGACGGCCGCCGTGGCTACGTCGTCCTGAACCGTCCGGACGGAATCAAGCAGCAGAGCATCGACTGCTGGCCGATGTACACCTTCGCGGGCGACAAGAAGCCCGGCGACACCAACGGCCAGGGCGTGGGCGGCACTTGGTACGCCATGGCCCCCGACGGCAGCGCGATCAAGAAGAAGTAG
- a CDS encoding SAM-dependent methyltransferase, which produces MERPAWAPRGIDISVPSVSRIYDYYLGGSHNFDVDRQAARKAMEFMPGLPKIMQANRAFLRRAVRFAVDEGITQFLDIGSGIPTFGNVHEVAQSARPGTRVLYVDNDPVAVAHSEAVLEGNEDAGVVAADLRKPQEILASSQFERLIDQNRPVALLLVAILHFVEDEDDPYEAVAQLRDALAPGSLLVVTHASFEGIPLPPERAEGTVDVYKNIRNPLIMRSRDEIARFFEGYDMVEPGLVPMPEWRPDTALEDEDPYAFSGFAGVGRTA; this is translated from the coding sequence ATGGAGCGTCCCGCCTGGGCCCCGCGTGGCATCGACATCTCGGTGCCCAGCGTGAGCCGCATCTACGACTACTACCTGGGCGGATCGCACAATTTCGACGTCGACCGGCAAGCCGCCCGTAAGGCGATGGAGTTCATGCCGGGACTTCCGAAGATCATGCAGGCGAACCGGGCCTTCCTGCGCCGGGCCGTCCGTTTCGCGGTGGACGAGGGCATCACCCAGTTCCTGGACATCGGCTCCGGCATCCCCACCTTCGGCAACGTCCACGAGGTGGCCCAGAGCGCCCGTCCCGGAACGCGTGTCCTGTACGTCGACAACGACCCGGTCGCCGTCGCGCACAGCGAAGCCGTACTGGAGGGCAACGAGGACGCGGGCGTCGTCGCCGCTGATCTGCGCAAGCCCCAGGAGATCCTGGCGAGTTCTCAGTTTGAGCGTCTGATCGACCAGAATCGGCCAGTAGCGCTTCTCCTCGTTGCCATACTTCACTTCGTGGAGGACGAGGACGACCCGTACGAGGCGGTGGCACAGCTGCGCGACGCGCTCGCGCCGGGCAGCCTGCTCGTCGTCACGCACGCCTCCTTCGAGGGCATCCCGCTTCCCCCAGAGCGGGCCGAAGGGACGGTCGACGTCTACAAGAACATTCGCAATCCGCTGATCATGCGCTCGCGCGACGAGATCGCGCGGTTCTTCGAGGGGTACGACATGGTGGAACCCGGACTGGTGCCGATGCCGGAATGGCGGCCCGACACGGCACTCGAGGACGAGGATCCGTATGCCTTTTCCGGGTTCGCCGGCGTGGGGCGCACGGCGTGA
- a CDS encoding putative bifunctional diguanylate cyclase/phosphodiesterase, whose amino-acid sequence MTPEPDGPEDRLRRFATIWSRAVFPHTATSLTRPELEQELLPLARRLSEALRARTFDAAEARAVGAALIDAHCTEPEALSRALDCVDAYLVLYCGGDGPKEDLRSRSARLQHAMAAGFAEALRERTLAEQEAIARAALQAQGVVAQALHATEARLRAVFEGAAIGIGIADLDGNIVQVNKALLRMFGGTEEGMRGRNVVDWTHPDDAPQVWRLYEELVRGDREHYHVEKAFYRPDGTVLWTNLTVSLLRDADGEPQYQLALMEDTTERRLLNLRLRYEATHDALTGLPNRTLFFERLEKALSAGEGMRFGLCYLDIDGFKTINDSLGHAAGDRLLVEVADRLQSCATAPGEMVARLGGDEFVALTTGPDTQTEVDALADRIMNALVTPVRIDGRELTVRGSIGIVEGPAGERGPAEVLRSADITMYRAKSAGGNRYELADPEADARAITRHGLTTALPAALDRGEFFIEYQPLVHLGDDSVRGAEALVRWLHPQHGVLGPDKFIPLAEHTGLIVPLGRWVLEQSVRQARDWQERHGEQAGPFRINVNLSPCQLTHPGLVADTVDILERAGLEPNSLCLEVTESALIGADDDLLKPLRRLAEMGVDIALDDFGTGYSNLANLRRLPVSILKLDRSFTQSMQQFPADPVDLKIVDGIVSLAHSLDLTVTVEGVETGAQAEQLRLLGCDTAQGWYYARPGPPERLHELALVDATG is encoded by the coding sequence GTGACCCCGGAGCCGGACGGGCCGGAGGACAGACTCCGCAGATTCGCGACTATCTGGAGCCGGGCGGTCTTCCCGCACACGGCGACATCGCTGACCCGCCCCGAGCTGGAGCAGGAACTGCTGCCGCTCGCCCGGCGGTTGAGCGAGGCGCTGCGAGCCAGGACGTTCGACGCGGCCGAGGCCCGGGCGGTCGGCGCCGCGCTGATCGACGCCCACTGCACCGAGCCGGAGGCGCTCAGCCGCGCACTCGACTGCGTGGACGCCTACCTGGTGCTCTACTGCGGCGGGGACGGCCCGAAGGAGGACCTGCGCAGCCGCTCGGCACGGTTGCAGCACGCCATGGCCGCCGGGTTCGCCGAGGCGCTGCGGGAGCGGACGCTGGCCGAACAGGAAGCCATCGCGCGAGCGGCCCTCCAGGCCCAGGGAGTGGTCGCCCAGGCGCTGCACGCGACCGAGGCGCGGCTTCGTGCGGTGTTCGAGGGCGCGGCCATCGGCATCGGCATCGCGGACCTCGACGGCAACATCGTCCAGGTGAACAAGGCCCTGCTGCGGATGTTCGGCGGCACCGAGGAAGGGATGCGCGGCCGTAACGTGGTCGACTGGACGCACCCCGACGACGCTCCTCAAGTCTGGCGTCTGTACGAGGAGTTGGTGCGCGGCGACCGTGAGCACTACCACGTGGAGAAGGCGTTCTACCGGCCTGACGGAACGGTTCTGTGGACCAATCTGACGGTCTCTCTGCTGCGTGACGCCGACGGGGAGCCCCAGTACCAGCTCGCCCTCATGGAGGACACCACCGAACGCCGGCTGCTCAACCTCCGGCTGCGGTACGAGGCGACCCATGACGCCCTCACCGGACTGCCCAACCGCACGCTGTTCTTCGAGCGGCTCGAGAAGGCGCTGTCCGCGGGCGAGGGCATGCGTTTCGGGCTCTGCTATCTCGACATCGACGGCTTCAAGACCATCAACGACAGCCTCGGGCACGCCGCCGGCGACCGGCTGCTCGTCGAGGTCGCCGACCGGCTGCAGTCCTGCGCGACCGCGCCCGGCGAGATGGTCGCCAGGCTCGGCGGCGACGAGTTCGTGGCGCTGACCACCGGGCCCGACACCCAGACCGAGGTCGACGCGCTCGCCGACCGCATCATGAACGCCCTCGTCACCCCGGTTCGTATCGACGGCCGGGAACTGACCGTCCGCGGCAGTATCGGCATCGTCGAGGGTCCGGCCGGCGAACGCGGCCCGGCGGAGGTGCTACGTAGCGCCGACATCACGATGTACCGCGCCAAGTCGGCGGGCGGCAACCGCTACGAGCTCGCCGACCCCGAGGCCGACGCCCGCGCCATCACCCGCCACGGACTCACCACGGCACTGCCCGCGGCCCTGGACCGGGGCGAGTTCTTCATCGAGTACCAGCCGCTCGTGCACCTCGGCGACGACAGCGTACGAGGCGCCGAGGCCCTCGTCCGCTGGCTGCACCCCCAGCACGGCGTGCTCGGCCCCGACAAGTTCATCCCGCTCGCCGAGCACACCGGCCTCATCGTCCCGCTCGGCCGCTGGGTGCTGGAACAGTCGGTCCGCCAGGCCCGCGACTGGCAGGAACGTCACGGCGAACAGGCGGGCCCGTTCCGCATCAACGTGAACCTCTCGCCCTGCCAGCTGACCCACCCCGGCCTGGTCGCCGACACGGTCGACATCCTGGAGCGCGCCGGTCTCGAACCGAACTCCCTCTGCCTGGAAGTCACCGAGTCCGCCCTGATCGGCGCCGACGACGACCTCCTCAAGCCACTGCGCCGCCTGGCCGAGATGGGCGTGGACATCGCCCTCGACGACTTCGGCACCGGCTACTCCAACCTGGCCAACCTCCGCCGCCTCCCGGTCAGCATCCTCAAACTGGACCGCTCCTTCACTCAGAGCATGCAACAGTTCCCGGCGGACCCGGTAGACCTGAAGATCGTCGACGGAATCGTCTCCCTGGCCCACAGCCTCGACCTCACGGTCACGGTAGAGGGAGTGGAAACGGGTGCGCAGGCCGAGCAGTTGCGGCTATTGGGCTGCGACACGGCCCAGGGGTGGTACTACGCCCGCCCGGGTCCGCCGGAGCGCCTGCACGAACTGGCGTTGGTGGACGCGACGGGCTGA
- a CDS encoding LysR family transcriptional regulator — protein sequence MQFQQLQYYVAVAETRHFTRAADLVHVAQPSLSQQIKALERELGADLFLRARGNITLTDAGEALLPLARRILADAETARHEVGELVQLRSGRVRLGATPSVCTGLLPDVLRTFHDRYPGIRLLIEEGGSHDLVRELARGALDLALVVLPLPSPSPALTTVEVLREDLVVVSSPDAPAPGRGRTVRISDLEGERLVMFRYGYDLRELTVAACRSAGFEPDFAVEGGEMDAVLGFVRAGLGVAVVPRVVATRSGRGLRVTPLAPPGLHRTIALAHRSDVAPPRAARELQRMLLER from the coding sequence ATGCAGTTCCAGCAGCTTCAGTACTACGTGGCCGTCGCCGAGACCCGGCACTTCACCCGGGCCGCGGACCTCGTCCATGTCGCGCAGCCGTCCCTCTCCCAGCAGATCAAGGCGCTGGAACGGGAGTTGGGGGCGGATCTGTTCCTGCGCGCACGCGGCAACATCACGCTCACGGACGCCGGCGAGGCACTGCTTCCGCTGGCCCGCCGCATCCTGGCCGACGCGGAGACGGCCCGGCACGAGGTAGGGGAACTGGTTCAGCTGCGCAGCGGGCGGGTGCGGCTGGGTGCGACTCCGAGCGTGTGCACCGGGCTGCTGCCCGATGTGCTGCGCACCTTCCACGACCGGTATCCCGGCATCCGGCTGCTGATCGAGGAGGGCGGCTCGCATGATCTCGTACGAGAACTCGCTCGCGGGGCGCTCGATCTCGCCCTCGTCGTGCTGCCGCTGCCTTCGCCGTCGCCCGCGCTGACCACCGTCGAGGTGCTGCGGGAGGACCTGGTGGTGGTGTCGTCCCCGGACGCACCGGCTCCGGGGCGGGGTCGTACGGTGCGGATTTCCGACCTGGAGGGTGAGCGGCTGGTCATGTTCCGGTACGGGTACGACCTGCGGGAGCTGACCGTCGCCGCGTGTCGCTCCGCTGGGTTTGAGCCGGACTTCGCGGTGGAGGGTGGGGAGATGGACGCCGTGCTGGGTTTCGTGCGGGCCGGGCTCGGCGTCGCCGTGGTGCCGCGCGTGGTGGCCACGCGGTCCGGGCGCGGGCTGAGGGTGACGCCCCTGGCCCCGCCGGGGCTGCACCGGACGATCGCGCTGGCGCACCGCAGCGATGTGGCTCCGCCTCGGGCAGCTCGGGAGCTTCAGCGGATGCTGCTTGAACGTTGA
- a CDS encoding succinate dehydrogenase translates to MALLTRTDRKPSMTRTMWDSSVGKKTVMAVSGLIMLAYLVVHMLGNLKIFFGSDEFNEYAHALRTLGEPFLHYEWALWIIRVVLVAAVVAHAVSAYQLSRRDIKARPTKYVHKKPRASYATRTMRWGGIILGLFIVWHILDLTTGTVHPGGFEAGHPYQNVIDTFSTWYGNVIYIVAVLALGLHIRHGFWSAAQTLGVGSRTRDRAFKTIASVLALVLTVGFVSVPVGVMTGVVS, encoded by the coding sequence ATGGCGCTGCTAACGCGGACGGACCGAAAACCGTCCATGACCCGCACGATGTGGGACTCCTCCGTCGGCAAGAAGACGGTCATGGCCGTGAGCGGTCTGATCATGCTGGCGTACCTGGTCGTCCATATGCTGGGCAACCTGAAGATCTTCTTCGGCTCCGACGAGTTCAACGAGTACGCGCACGCCCTGCGTACCCTCGGCGAACCCTTCCTGCACTACGAGTGGGCGCTGTGGATCATCCGCGTCGTCCTGGTCGCCGCCGTCGTCGCGCACGCTGTCTCCGCGTACCAGCTGAGCCGCCGTGACATCAAGGCGCGGCCCACCAAGTACGTGCACAAGAAGCCGCGGGCCAGCTACGCGACACGGACGATGCGCTGGGGCGGGATCATCCTCGGCCTGTTCATCGTCTGGCACATCCTCGACCTGACGACCGGCACCGTGCACCCGGGCGGCTTCGAGGCCGGACACCCGTACCAGAACGTGATCGACACCTTCTCCACCTGGTACGGCAACGTCATCTACATCGTCGCGGTGCTCGCGCTCGGCCTGCACATCCGGCACGGCTTCTGGAGCGCGGCGCAGACCCTCGGCGTCGGCAGCCGCACCCGCGACCGTGCCTTCAAGACCATCGCCAGCGTGCTCGCGCTGGTGCTGACGGTGGGCTTCGTATCCGTACCCGTGGGCGTGATGACCGGAGTGGTGAGCTGA
- a CDS encoding fumarate reductase/succinate dehydrogenase flavoprotein subunit, translated as MTAEYADYATGEPVVDTKAPSGPVNERWDTRRFEAKLVNPANRRKHTVIVVGTGLAGGSAGATLAEQGYHVVQFCYQDSPRRAHSIAAQGGINAAKNYRNDGDSIHRLFYDTVKGGDFRARESNVHRLAQISVEIIDQCVAQGVPFAREYGGLLDTRSFGGVQVSRTFYARGQTGQQLLLGAYQALSRQIAAGNIEMHPRTEMLDLIVVDGRARGIVARDLITGRIDTYFADAVVLASGGYGNVFYLSTNAMNSNATAIWRAHRRGAYFANPCFTQIHPTCIPRTGEHQSKLTLMSESLRNDGRIWVPKAQGDQRPANEIPEDERDYYLERIYPSFGNLVPRDIASRAAKNVCDEGRGVGPGGQNQRGGAEGSSVEGGGGRREGVYLDFADAIKRMGRKAVEAKYGNLFDMYQRITDEDPYEVPMRIYPAVHYTMGGLWVDYDLQTTIPGLFAIGEANFSDHGANRLGASALMQGLADGYFVLPSTINDYLARNPHHEQVSAEHPVVQEVLADTEDRLSLLLAVDGDRTPDSFHRELGELMWEFCGMARTETGLRKALERIPQIREEFWRRIKVPGTGEEFNQSLEKANRIADYLELAELMCLDALHRGESCGGHFREESQTPDGEAERRDEEFSYAAAWEFTETGQAPVLHKEDLVFEYVHPTQRSYA; from the coding sequence ATGACCGCTGAGTACGCCGACTACGCGACCGGGGAGCCGGTCGTCGACACCAAGGCCCCGTCCGGACCCGTCAACGAGCGCTGGGACACCCGCCGTTTCGAGGCCAAGCTGGTCAACCCCGCCAACCGTCGCAAGCACACGGTGATCGTCGTCGGCACCGGCCTCGCGGGCGGCTCCGCGGGTGCCACGCTGGCCGAACAGGGCTACCACGTCGTGCAGTTCTGCTACCAGGACTCCCCGCGCCGCGCCCACTCGATCGCCGCGCAGGGCGGCATCAACGCCGCGAAGAACTACCGCAACGACGGCGACTCGATCCACCGGCTGTTCTACGACACCGTCAAGGGCGGCGACTTCAGGGCCCGCGAGTCCAACGTCCACCGCCTGGCGCAGATCTCGGTGGAGATCATCGACCAGTGCGTGGCGCAGGGTGTGCCCTTCGCCCGCGAGTACGGCGGCCTCCTCGACACCCGGTCCTTCGGCGGCGTACAGGTGTCCCGGACCTTCTACGCCCGCGGGCAGACGGGCCAGCAGCTGCTGCTCGGCGCGTATCAGGCGCTGTCGCGGCAGATCGCCGCCGGCAACATCGAGATGCATCCGCGGACCGAGATGCTCGACCTGATCGTCGTCGACGGCCGGGCGCGCGGCATCGTGGCGCGTGACCTGATCACGGGCCGTATCGACACCTACTTCGCGGACGCCGTCGTCCTGGCGAGCGGCGGTTACGGCAACGTCTTCTATCTGTCGACGAACGCCATGAACTCCAACGCCACCGCCATCTGGCGGGCGCACCGGCGCGGAGCGTACTTCGCGAACCCCTGCTTCACACAGATCCACCCCACGTGCATTCCGCGCACCGGCGAACACCAGTCGAAGCTCACGCTGATGAGCGAGTCGCTGCGCAACGACGGCCGGATCTGGGTGCCGAAGGCGCAGGGCGACCAGCGGCCCGCGAACGAGATCCCCGAGGACGAGCGCGACTACTACCTGGAGCGCATCTACCCGTCCTTCGGCAACCTCGTGCCCCGTGACATCGCCTCCCGGGCGGCCAAGAACGTCTGCGACGAGGGCAGGGGAGTGGGCCCCGGCGGCCAGAACCAGAGGGGCGGAGCCGAAGGCTCCTCGGTTGAGGGCGGTGGTGGGAGACGGGAGGGCGTCTACCTGGACTTCGCCGACGCGATCAAACGCATGGGCCGCAAGGCCGTCGAGGCCAAGTACGGCAACCTCTTCGACATGTACCAGCGGATCACCGACGAGGATCCGTACGAGGTGCCGATGCGGATCTATCCCGCCGTGCACTACACGATGGGCGGGCTGTGGGTCGACTACGACCTGCAGACCACCATCCCCGGCCTGTTCGCGATCGGCGAGGCCAACTTCTCCGACCACGGGGCGAACCGGCTCGGCGCCTCGGCGCTGATGCAGGGACTGGCCGACGGCTACTTCGTCCTGCCGTCGACGATCAACGACTACCTCGCCCGTAACCCGCACCACGAGCAGGTCTCGGCCGAACACCCCGTCGTCCAGGAGGTGCTGGCCGATACCGAGGACCGGCTGAGCCTGCTCCTCGCCGTCGACGGCGACCGCACCCCCGACTCCTTCCACCGTGAACTCGGCGAGCTGATGTGGGAGTTCTGCGGAATGGCCCGTACGGAGACGGGGCTGCGCAAGGCGCTGGAGCGTATCCCGCAGATCCGTGAGGAGTTCTGGCGGCGCATCAAGGTTCCCGGCACCGGCGAGGAGTTCAACCAGTCGCTGGAGAAGGCGAACCGCATCGCCGACTACCTGGAACTCGCCGAGCTGATGTGCCTCGACGCGCTGCACCGCGGCGAGTCCTGCGGCGGCCACTTCCGGGAGGAGTCCCAGACCCCGGACGGTGAGGCGGAGCGCCGGGACGAGGAGTTCTCGTACGCGGCGGCCTGGGAGTTCACCGAGACCGGCCAAGCGCCCGTCCTGCACAAGGAAGACCTGGTCTTCGAGTACGTCCACCCCACTCAGCGGAGCTACGCATGA
- a CDS encoding succinate dehydrogenase/fumarate reductase iron-sulfur subunit, with amino-acid sequence MKLTLRVWRQRNADADGAMSTYEVDDISPDMSFLEMLDTLNEELILRGEDPVAFDHDCREGICGACSLVINGDAHGPERTTTCQLHMRSFKDGDTIDIEPWRASAFPVVKDLVVDRSAFDRIIQAGGYITAPTGAAPEAHATPVPKPDADFAFEHAECIGCGACVAACPNGAAMLFTSAKVNHLNVLPQGAPERETRVLDMVEQMDEEGFGGCTLAGECATACPKGIPLVSITSMNKEWLRATRKAAKR; translated from the coding sequence ATGAAGCTCACCCTGCGCGTCTGGCGGCAGCGGAACGCCGACGCCGACGGAGCGATGTCCACGTACGAAGTGGACGACATCTCGCCCGACATGTCCTTCCTGGAGATGCTCGACACCCTCAACGAGGAGCTCATCCTGCGCGGCGAGGACCCCGTGGCCTTCGACCACGACTGCCGGGAGGGCATCTGCGGCGCCTGCTCGCTCGTCATCAACGGCGACGCGCACGGTCCGGAGCGTACGACCACTTGTCAGTTGCACATGCGGTCCTTCAAGGACGGCGACACGATCGACATCGAGCCGTGGCGGGCCTCCGCCTTCCCGGTGGTGAAGGACCTCGTGGTCGACCGGAGCGCCTTCGACCGGATCATCCAGGCCGGCGGCTACATCACCGCTCCGACCGGCGCCGCGCCCGAGGCCCACGCCACGCCCGTACCGAAGCCGGACGCGGACTTCGCGTTCGAGCACGCGGAGTGCATCGGCTGCGGGGCGTGTGTGGCTGCCTGCCCCAACGGGGCCGCGATGCTGTTCACTTCGGCCAAGGTGAACCACCTGAACGTTTTGCCGCAGGGGGCGCCGGAGCGCGAGACGCGGGTGCTCGACATGGTTGAGCAGATGGATGAGGAAGGGTTCGGTGGGTGCACGTTGGCTGGTGAGTGCGCCACCGCGTGCCCGAAGGGGATTCCGCTGGTTTCCATCACGAGCATGAACAAGGAGTGGCTGCGGGCTACTCGCAAGGCCGCCAAGCGGTAG
- a CDS encoding GNAT family N-acetyltransferase — MTGVTTLASPPQATAPTRYTVTLARDEADVRAAQRLRHDVFAGEMGALLSSPQPGLDIDAFDAYCDHLLVRDTVTGQVVGTYRLLPPERAAIAGRLYSESEFDLGPLAGIRSGLVEVGRSCVHPDHRDGAVIGLIWAGIARYMVEGGHEWLAGCCSIPLADGGTLAAGTWDRVREKYLAPEEYRVRPLLPWNPEGIQRPARTELPALLRGYLRLGAWVCAEPAHDPDFGVADLYVLLPMHRVNSRYLRHFLSLVPA; from the coding sequence ATGACCGGCGTAACCACGCTCGCCAGCCCGCCGCAGGCGACCGCACCCACCCGCTACACCGTCACCCTGGCCCGCGACGAGGCGGATGTGCGGGCCGCGCAGCGGCTGCGCCACGACGTCTTCGCCGGGGAGATGGGCGCCCTGCTGTCCTCCCCGCAGCCGGGCCTCGACATCGACGCCTTCGACGCCTACTGCGACCACCTGCTCGTCCGCGACACGGTGACCGGACAGGTCGTCGGCACCTACCGGCTGCTGCCGCCGGAGCGTGCCGCGATCGCCGGACGGCTGTACTCGGAGAGCGAGTTCGACCTCGGGCCGCTCGCCGGGATCCGCTCCGGGCTCGTCGAGGTCGGCCGCTCCTGCGTCCACCCCGACCACCGGGACGGCGCCGTCATCGGCCTCATCTGGGCCGGTATCGCGCGCTACATGGTCGAGGGCGGCCACGAGTGGCTCGCCGGCTGCTGCTCCATCCCGCTGGCCGACGGCGGCACGCTCGCCGCGGGCACCTGGGACCGCGTACGGGAGAAGTACCTGGCGCCCGAGGAGTACCGCGTACGCCCGCTGCTGCCCTGGAACCCGGAGGGCATCCAGCGCCCGGCCCGCACCGAACTCCCCGCGCTCCTGCGCGGCTACCTCCGCCTCGGCGCCTGGGTCTGCGCGGAACCCGCCCACGACCCCGACTTCGGCGTGGCCGACCTGTACGTGCTGCTGCCGATGCACCGCGTCAACTCCCGCTATCTGCGGCACTTCCTGTCGCTCGTCCCGGCCTGA
- a CDS encoding lysophospholipid acyltransferase family protein, with protein MGSLAAVPRAVLRLIVVLSVLLVGIVLIPVVGRFESARRDRAIRLWCRTIVRAVGVRVRTSGAAPPTGGLLLVANHISWLDIPLLAAVRPGRMLAKAEIRQWPVAGALTASSGALFIERDRLRALPTTVARIADTLRDGAAVVVFPEGSTWCGRAQGPFRRAAFQAALDAAAPVQPVRLHYRLDGGAATTAPAFVGSDSLLASVWRVASARGLVAEVHVQPLLAPDSAPDRRTLAQAAQAAATHRTCANSEGDHGAAS; from the coding sequence ATGGGGTCCCTGGCCGCCGTACCGCGGGCCGTGCTGCGGCTGATCGTGGTTCTGAGTGTGCTCCTCGTCGGGATCGTGCTGATCCCGGTCGTCGGACGGTTCGAGAGTGCGCGGCGCGATCGTGCCATCCGGCTCTGGTGCCGGACGATCGTGCGCGCGGTGGGCGTACGCGTACGGACATCCGGAGCCGCCCCGCCCACCGGCGGGCTGCTGCTGGTCGCCAACCACATCTCCTGGCTGGACATTCCGCTCCTCGCGGCCGTCCGCCCCGGGCGGATGCTGGCCAAGGCCGAGATCCGGCAGTGGCCCGTGGCGGGCGCGCTGACCGCGAGCAGCGGCGCCCTGTTCATCGAGCGCGACCGGCTGCGCGCGCTGCCGACGACGGTCGCGCGGATCGCGGACACCCTGCGCGACGGCGCCGCGGTCGTGGTCTTCCCGGAAGGCAGTACCTGGTGCGGCCGGGCCCAAGGGCCGTTCCGCAGGGCCGCGTTCCAGGCTGCACTGGACGCCGCCGCACCCGTCCAGCCGGTGCGCCTGCACTACCGGCTCGACGGGGGAGCGGCGACCACGGCACCCGCGTTCGTCGGAAGCGACTCGCTGCTCGCCTCGGTGTGGCGGGTCGCGTCGGCACGCGGTCTGGTGGCCGAGGTACACGTACAGCCGCTGCTCGCACCGGACAGCGCACCCGACCGGCGGACCCTGGCCCAGGCCGCCCAGGCGGCTGCCACGCACCGGACGTGCGCGAACTCGGAAGGGGATCACGGAGCGGCGTCCTAA